The Lysinibacillus pakistanensis genome includes a window with the following:
- the ilvC gene encoding ketol-acid reductoisomerase, with translation MATMYYEQNINEEVLKGKKIAIIGYGSQGHAHALNLKESGFDVVVGVRPGGSFDAAKADGLDVKTVAEAAQEADVIQILLPDERQKAVYEAEIAPYLEAGKALMFAHGFNIHFGQITPPADVDVFLVAPKGPGHLVRRQYQEGAGVPGLFAIHQDATGQAKDLALAYGKGIGAARGGLLETTFKEETETDLFGEQAVLCGGATQLVRAGFETLVEAGYQPELAYFETLHELKLIVDLMFEGGMATMRYSVSDTAEWGDYVAGPRIIDESVKGRMKEVLTDIQDGTFARRWIQENENGRPEYTKFKEAGANHQIEEVGAKLRAMMPFINEGKEKVVREVATSAKN, from the coding sequence ATGGCTACTATGTACTATGAACAAAACATCAACGAGGAAGTATTAAAAGGGAAAAAAATCGCAATTATCGGATATGGCTCACAAGGTCATGCACATGCACTTAATCTAAAAGAATCAGGCTTTGATGTAGTTGTAGGTGTTCGACCAGGTGGATCTTTCGATGCAGCTAAAGCTGATGGATTAGACGTTAAAACTGTGGCTGAGGCAGCACAAGAAGCAGACGTTATTCAAATCTTACTTCCAGATGAGCGCCAAAAAGCTGTCTATGAGGCTGAAATCGCTCCATATCTTGAAGCAGGTAAAGCACTTATGTTTGCACACGGCTTCAACATTCATTTCGGTCAAATTACACCACCAGCAGATGTTGATGTATTCTTAGTGGCACCAAAAGGTCCAGGACACTTAGTACGTCGTCAATACCAAGAGGGTGCAGGCGTACCAGGCTTATTCGCAATCCATCAAGATGCAACAGGTCAAGCGAAAGACTTAGCCCTAGCATATGGAAAAGGAATTGGCGCAGCTCGTGGTGGTCTTCTTGAAACTACATTTAAAGAGGAAACTGAAACAGACCTATTCGGTGAACAAGCAGTACTTTGTGGTGGTGCTACACAATTAGTAAGAGCTGGTTTTGAAACATTAGTTGAAGCTGGTTACCAACCAGAACTAGCATACTTTGAAACACTTCATGAATTAAAATTAATCGTTGACCTTATGTTTGAAGGTGGTATGGCAACAATGCGTTACTCAGTATCAGATACAGCTGAGTGGGGTGACTATGTTGCAGGACCACGTATTATCGATGAATCCGTAAAAGGTCGTATGAAAGAAGTATTAACAGATATCCAGGATGGTACGTTTGCTCGCCGTTGGATTCAAGAAAACGAAAACGGTCGTCCAGAATATACAAAATTCAAAGAAGCAGGTGCAAACCACCAAATCGAAGAAGTTGGTGCTAAATTACGTGCTATGATGCCATTCATCAACGAAGGGAAAGAAAAAGTTGTGAGAGAAGTAGCAACTAGTGCGAAAAATTGA
- the ilvN gene encoding acetolactate synthase small subunit — protein MKRVITVTVINQSGVLNRVTGLLMKRQFNIESITVGHTEQPNFSKMTFVVNVEDESKIEQLVKQLSKQIDVLKVNDITDKSIVLRELALVKVISPPNLRLEMNSIVEPFRPQIIDTAKNVVTYQVVGHPDKIDAFIELIRPYGIKELTRTGATASVRETQKISNPQLSILK, from the coding sequence TTGAAACGAGTAATTACAGTAACAGTGATTAACCAAAGCGGCGTATTAAACCGTGTAACGGGCTTGCTGATGAAACGCCAATTCAATATTGAATCCATTACAGTTGGTCATACGGAGCAGCCGAACTTCTCAAAAATGACATTTGTTGTAAATGTAGAAGATGAGAGTAAAATTGAACAGCTAGTAAAGCAGTTATCAAAACAAATTGATGTATTAAAGGTCAATGATATAACAGATAAATCAATCGTGTTACGTGAGTTAGCGCTTGTCAAAGTTATTTCACCACCAAACTTACGATTGGAAATGAATTCAATTGTTGAACCATTCCGTCCACAAATTATTGATACGGCAAAAAATGTTGTCACATATCAAGTTGTAGGACATCCAGATAAGATTGATGCCTTTATTGAACTCATTCGACCATATGGAATTAAAGAATTAACTCGCACAGGGGCAACTGCTTCTGTTCGAGAAACACAAAAAATCTCAAATCCACAGCTCTCTATTTTAAAATAG
- the ilvB gene encoding biosynthetic-type acetolactate synthase large subunit: protein MSANVSINEKEELATTAKAEQTYQAKDGADVLVQALHDQGVEIIFGYPGGAVLQIYDAMYKNPIRHILTRHEQGAIHAAEGYARVSNKPGVVIATSGPGATNLVTGIADAMIDSIPLVIFTGQVATSVIGTDAFQEADIMGITTPITKHNYQVQDVNDIPRIVQEAFHIANTGRKGPVVVDFPKNVSQMLFDVENPPQAPNEIYLPGYQPTYKPNYLQIQKAIQAISLAKNPLILAGAGVLFADAREELTRFAEKYRIPVTNTLLGLGSIHGEHELFIGMAGMHGTVTANTAITKSDLLLNIGARFDDRLTGNLATFAPNATIIHIDIDPAEIGKNVPTDIPIVADAKEALKALLKKDFEGPDTAEWLAYLRNHANEYPLWYCKDPEEKEVLPQEALELVHKITEGDAIVTTDVGQHQMWAAQYYRLNNDHGWVTSGGLGTMGFGFPAAIGAQFAKPDKKVVSIVGDAGFQMTAQELSLLKEFNLPVKVVILNNSCLGMVRQWQQTFYEERYSSSLMPIQPDFVKLADAYGIKGYRINTIDEAESIFREALLSDDPVLIDCRVKQLECVYPMVAPGKGLHEMIGVKKN, encoded by the coding sequence ATGAGTGCGAATGTTTCTATCAATGAAAAAGAAGAATTAGCAACAACAGCAAAGGCTGAACAAACCTATCAGGCGAAAGATGGTGCTGACGTTTTAGTGCAAGCATTGCATGATCAAGGTGTCGAAATTATTTTCGGTTATCCAGGCGGTGCTGTTCTGCAAATTTATGATGCAATGTATAAAAATCCAATTCGTCATATTTTAACTAGACATGAACAAGGTGCGATCCATGCGGCAGAGGGTTATGCACGGGTTTCCAATAAACCAGGTGTTGTTATTGCCACTAGTGGACCAGGGGCAACAAATCTAGTAACAGGTATTGCGGATGCTATGATTGACTCGATTCCTTTAGTTATTTTTACAGGTCAAGTGGCCACATCTGTCATTGGTACAGATGCATTCCAAGAAGCGGATATTATGGGAATTACAACACCAATTACAAAGCATAACTACCAAGTACAGGATGTCAATGACATTCCGCGTATTGTACAAGAAGCTTTCCATATCGCCAATACAGGCAGGAAAGGTCCCGTAGTAGTGGATTTCCCAAAAAATGTGTCTCAAATGCTGTTTGATGTGGAAAATCCGCCACAAGCTCCAAATGAAATTTATTTACCGGGTTATCAACCAACCTATAAGCCAAACTATTTACAAATACAAAAGGCGATTCAGGCAATTTCATTAGCAAAGAATCCTCTCATTTTAGCTGGTGCTGGTGTACTCTTTGCGGATGCACGTGAAGAATTAACAAGATTTGCTGAAAAATACCGTATTCCAGTAACTAACACGCTTTTAGGGCTTGGATCCATCCATGGAGAACATGAATTATTTATCGGAATGGCTGGTATGCATGGTACTGTTACAGCGAATACAGCTATTACAAAATCTGATTTATTATTAAATATTGGTGCTCGTTTTGATGATCGCCTTACAGGAAATTTAGCGACATTTGCTCCAAATGCAACAATTATACACATTGATATTGATCCAGCAGAAATTGGTAAGAATGTACCGACTGATATCCCGATTGTGGCAGATGCAAAGGAAGCATTAAAAGCATTGTTGAAAAAGGATTTTGAGGGTCCTGATACAGCAGAATGGCTTGCATACTTGAGAAATCATGCCAATGAATACCCTCTGTGGTACTGCAAAGATCCTGAAGAAAAGGAAGTTTTACCACAGGAAGCATTAGAGCTTGTGCATAAAATTACAGAAGGTGATGCAATTGTCACAACGGATGTTGGTCAGCACCAAATGTGGGCTGCACAATATTATCGCTTAAATAATGATCATGGATGGGTAACGTCTGGTGGACTTGGTACGATGGGCTTCGGCTTCCCAGCTGCAATTGGCGCCCAGTTTGCGAAGCCAGACAAAAAGGTTGTTTCTATTGTAGGAGATGCAGGGTTCCAAATGACTGCACAAGAGCTTTCCCTATTAAAAGAATTCAACCTACCAGTAAAGGTGGTAATTTTAAATAACAGCTGTCTTGGAATGGTACGCCAGTGGCAACAAACATTTTATGAGGAGCGCTATTCATCTTCATTAATGCCAATCCAACCAGACTTTGTTAAATTAGCTGATGCATATGGTATAAAGGGTTATCGTATTAATACAATCGATGAAGCGGAGAGCATTTTCCGTGAGGCACTTCTTTCAGATGATCCAGTATTAATTGATTGTCGTGTTAAACAGCTTGAATGTGTTTATCCTATGGTAGCACCTGGCAAAGGCTTACATGAAATGATCGGGGTGAAAAAGAATTGA
- the ilvD gene encoding dihydroxy-acid dehydratase, producing the protein MRSDMIKVGVDRAPHRSLLYATGKVKAKDLGKPFIGVCNSYIDIIPGHVHLRTFADVVKEAIIEAGGIPFEFNTIGVDDGIAMGHIGMRYSLPSREIIADSAETVINAHWFDGVFYIPNCDKITPGMLMAAVRTNVPSIFVSGGPMEAGTSATGKQLSLTSVFEGVGAHKSGKMSAEELLDIENNACPTCGSCSGMFTANSMNCLMEMLGVALPGNGTIVATSEERHQLIKEAAKQLVRMIKEDIKPRDIITKEAIDDAFALDMAMGGSTNTVLHTLAIANEAEIDYNIEDINQVAERVPYLAKIMPASDISMDDINKAGGVSAIINELASIPGAIHPDRQTVAGVTMGELVKDYHITNNQVIRTKDNPYSPVGGLSVLFGNIAPEGSVIKVGAVDPSIQVFRGEAIVFDSQEAAQENIDNGIVKEGHVVVIRYEGPKGGPGMPEMLAPTSAIQGRGLGTKVALITDGRFSGASRGISIGHISPEAAEGGPIALVENGDVITIDLPNRTINLEVSDEVLAERRAKLPVFEPKIKRGWLARYSKLVTNASTGGVMKI; encoded by the coding sequence ATGAGAAGTGACATGATTAAAGTAGGCGTAGATCGTGCGCCACATCGAAGTCTTTTATATGCTACAGGCAAAGTAAAAGCAAAAGATCTAGGCAAGCCATTTATTGGGGTTTGTAATTCTTACATCGACATTATACCAGGTCACGTTCATTTACGTACATTTGCTGATGTTGTCAAAGAAGCCATTATTGAAGCAGGAGGAATTCCATTTGAGTTTAATACAATCGGTGTAGATGATGGCATTGCGATGGGGCATATTGGTATGCGTTACTCCTTACCAAGCCGCGAAATTATCGCAGACTCTGCAGAAACAGTTATTAATGCACACTGGTTTGATGGTGTATTCTACATTCCAAACTGTGACAAAATTACACCAGGAATGCTAATGGCAGCAGTTCGTACTAATGTACCATCAATTTTCGTTTCTGGTGGTCCAATGGAGGCCGGTACTTCTGCAACAGGTAAGCAACTATCATTAACTTCTGTATTTGAAGGGGTAGGGGCACATAAATCAGGGAAAATGTCAGCTGAAGAGCTATTAGATATTGAAAATAACGCATGTCCAACTTGTGGATCATGCTCAGGAATGTTTACAGCAAACTCTATGAACTGTTTAATGGAAATGTTAGGTGTAGCTTTACCAGGAAATGGTACAATTGTTGCTACATCTGAAGAACGCCATCAGCTTATAAAAGAGGCTGCTAAACAACTAGTCCGTATGATTAAAGAGGATATTAAGCCTCGTGACATTATTACAAAAGAGGCAATTGATGATGCATTTGCACTGGATATGGCAATGGGTGGGTCAACAAACACAGTTCTTCATACGCTAGCGATCGCTAATGAGGCTGAAATTGACTATAACATTGAAGATATCAATCAAGTGGCAGAACGTGTTCCATATCTAGCAAAAATTATGCCAGCTTCAGATATTTCAATGGATGATATTAATAAAGCTGGTGGCGTTAGTGCCATTATTAATGAATTAGCATCTATTCCGGGTGCTATTCATCCAGACCGCCAAACAGTTGCTGGTGTGACAATGGGTGAACTTGTAAAAGACTATCACATCACAAATAATCAAGTTATCCGTACGAAAGACAATCCGTATAGCCCAGTCGGTGGCTTATCAGTTTTATTTGGTAATATCGCACCAGAAGGCTCTGTAATAAAAGTAGGAGCTGTTGACCCTTCTATTCAGGTATTCAGAGGCGAGGCAATCGTCTTTGATTCACAAGAAGCGGCACAAGAAAATATTGATAATGGAATAGTGAAAGAGGGCCATGTAGTCGTCATTCGCTACGAAGGACCTAAAGGTGGCCCAGGGATGCCTGAAATGCTCGCACCAACGTCTGCTATTCAAGGCCGTGGTCTCGGCACAAAGGTTGCATTAATTACAGATGGACGTTTCTCAGGTGCATCTCGTGGTATTTCAATTGGACATATTTCACCAGAAGCAGCAGAAGGTGGTCCAATCGCATTAGTTGAAAACGGTGATGTCATCACTATTGATCTACCAAATCGTACAATCAATTTAGAAGTTTCAGATGAAGTTTTAGCTGAACGTCGTGCAAAACTGCCAGTATTTGAACCGAAAATCAAACGTGGTTGGCTTGCAAGATATTCAAAATTAGTAACCAACGCTTCTACAGGTGGCGTGATGAAAATTTAA
- a CDS encoding D-arabinono-1,4-lactone oxidase, with the protein MFSIEKWKNGEKWTNWAGNVISYPGEMYLPQSIEDVVQIVKQARESGKTIRVTGAAHSFSAVAMPEHIALSLHNMRGLIAVNEEKQEATLWAGTYLYEIGPSLAKHGFALSNMGDIQEQSIAGAVSTGTHGTGVTLGSLSSTVTKWGFVDGTGTYREHTRGLDDLSESLHVSLGMLGVLVKVTIKVIPLYGLHYIGTRDTLTNGLSIFAEDIRQHRHVEWFYFPGSETIQVKRMNAVDPVYQSDWSRRIEIMKLQIVENGAFLAMSELCKWKPSLSGAMSKIAAANVVEGEKTGISYEIYPSPRSVKFQESEYAIPLMYFEACMEEIHATFKKGLFNVHFPLECRTTAGEAGFLSPTQGHESAFIAFHMYKGMPEEPYFEWIHTMMKKYKGRPHWGKQNHLTAGYVYELYPDIEKFLAIRRQYDPDNVFFTGYLRKLFTL; encoded by the coding sequence ATGTTTTCTATAGAGAAATGGAAAAATGGTGAGAAATGGACAAATTGGGCTGGCAATGTAATCTCTTATCCAGGTGAGATGTATTTACCCCAATCGATTGAGGATGTAGTCCAAATAGTGAAGCAAGCGCGTGAATCGGGAAAAACAATTCGTGTCACAGGTGCCGCTCACTCTTTTAGTGCTGTAGCAATGCCTGAGCATATCGCACTTTCTTTACATAATATGCGTGGGCTTATAGCTGTAAATGAGGAAAAGCAAGAGGCAACACTTTGGGCTGGAACCTATTTATATGAGATTGGACCTTCGCTTGCAAAACATGGCTTTGCTCTAAGTAATATGGGGGATATTCAAGAACAATCCATTGCGGGAGCCGTGTCAACAGGTACACATGGAACAGGAGTAACACTAGGCTCGCTATCTTCAACAGTCACAAAATGGGGATTTGTTGACGGTACTGGGACATATCGAGAGCATACTAGAGGCTTGGATGATTTATCTGAATCTTTACATGTATCACTCGGTATGCTTGGTGTGCTTGTGAAGGTGACAATCAAAGTAATACCTCTTTACGGCCTACATTATATAGGTACAAGGGATACGCTGACAAACGGATTGTCTATTTTTGCCGAGGATATTCGACAGCATCGTCATGTGGAATGGTTTTATTTTCCCGGTAGTGAGACCATTCAAGTTAAACGTATGAATGCGGTAGACCCTGTTTATCAGAGTGATTGGAGCAGGAGAATTGAAATAATGAAACTTCAAATAGTAGAAAATGGTGCATTTTTAGCAATGTCTGAGCTTTGTAAATGGAAGCCTTCATTAAGTGGAGCGATGAGTAAAATAGCTGCAGCAAATGTTGTAGAGGGGGAGAAAACAGGCATTAGTTATGAAATTTACCCATCCCCTAGAAGCGTAAAGTTCCAAGAAAGTGAATATGCAATTCCCTTAATGTATTTTGAAGCATGTATGGAGGAGATTCATGCAACCTTCAAAAAGGGGCTTTTTAATGTTCATTTTCCATTGGAATGTAGAACTACAGCTGGTGAAGCAGGTTTTTTAAGTCCTACTCAGGGGCATGAATCAGCCTTTATTGCCTTTCATATGTATAAAGGAATGCCTGAGGAACCTTATTTTGAATGGATTCATACGATGATGAAGAAATATAAGGGACGTCCACATTGGGGAAAACAAAACCATTTAACAGCTGGGTATGTGTATGAACTATATCCAGATATTGAAAAGTTTTTAGCAATTCGTCGTCAGTATGATCCAGATAATGTTTTTTTTACTGGTTATTTAAGAAAATTATTCACATTGTAA
- a CDS encoding amino acid deaminase/aldolase: protein MTTRFNHAFQEIERPFAWIDFDALDKNIATVRNDCREKNIRIATKSIRSVEILRYLSDNLPNAVGYMTFTAAETLFLLQQHFDDVLLGYPVMEEESVRQLLHFVKEGKTVTFMVDKEEHVTFLARLAQELGVRVQVCIDINVSNDFKLLYFGTKRSSLYSLETLTPFLKFLAQQPHIEVVGAMGYEAQIAGVGNRPVNAIKGRIIDIMQQQAKKQVTQFRRLAIAHIKAYFPKVHFINGGGSGSMAYTAQQREVTEITVGSAFYAPGLFDQFTHLYLEKAAGFALRVTRKPEKNIVVCHGGGYTASGAIGADRLPVFYEPTFFSYLSLEGAGEVQSPIKVKHKNINVGDTLYFRHAKAGELCERFQKLHAIRGDKYIGSYNTYRGDGQCFL, encoded by the coding sequence GTGACAACAAGATTTAACCACGCTTTTCAAGAAATAGAGCGGCCTTTTGCTTGGATAGATTTTGATGCTTTAGATAAAAATATTGCAACGGTTCGCAATGATTGCAGAGAAAAAAACATCCGAATTGCTACAAAATCAATTCGTTCTGTAGAGATACTACGTTATTTATCCGACAACCTTCCAAATGCTGTTGGATATATGACGTTTACGGCTGCTGAGACTCTTTTCTTATTGCAGCAGCATTTTGACGATGTATTGCTTGGCTATCCAGTTATGGAAGAAGAGTCAGTACGACAGTTATTACACTTCGTAAAAGAAGGAAAAACCGTCACTTTTATGGTGGATAAGGAGGAGCATGTGACGTTTTTGGCTAGGCTAGCACAAGAGCTTGGCGTTCGTGTACAGGTTTGTATAGATATTAATGTGTCCAATGATTTTAAATTACTTTATTTCGGTACAAAACGTTCTTCCCTTTATTCATTAGAGACCTTAACACCATTCTTGAAATTTTTAGCACAACAACCGCATATTGAGGTCGTAGGAGCTATGGGCTATGAGGCACAAATTGCTGGAGTGGGCAATCGACCTGTAAATGCTATAAAGGGACGAATTATAGACATTATGCAGCAACAAGCTAAAAAACAGGTTACTCAGTTCCGGCGATTAGCCATTGCTCATATAAAGGCGTATTTTCCTAAAGTACACTTTATCAATGGTGGTGGTTCAGGAAGTATGGCGTATACTGCACAGCAGAGAGAAGTAACGGAAATAACAGTGGGCTCTGCATTTTATGCCCCAGGATTGTTTGATCAGTTTACACATTTATACCTTGAAAAGGCAGCTGGATTTGCTTTAAGAGTAACGAGGAAGCCAGAAAAAAATATTGTTGTTTGCCACGGAGGAGGCTATACTGCCTCTGGTGCAATCGGTGCTGATCGTTTACCGGTATTCTATGAGCCTACCTTTTTTTCATATCTTAGTTTAGAAGGTGCAGGAGAAGTTCAATCACCAATTAAGGTAAAGCATAAAAATATTAATGTAGGTGACACATTGTACTTTCGACATGCAAAAGCAGGAGAGCTTTGTGAAAGATTTCAAAAACTGCACGCTATTCGAGGGGACAAGTATATAGGGTCTTATAATACTTATAGGGGGGATGGGCAATGTTTTCTATAG
- a CDS encoding cysteine hydrolase family protein: MKKALLVIDYTYDFVASDGKLTCGEPGQVLDEKIASLIEQFIADQEFIVFANDLHEENDSFHPETKLFPPHNIRGTKGRHLYGRVGEMYNLYKDKVLWLDKTRYSAFAGTNLFILLKERGIEEIHLVGVCTDICVLHTAVDAYNLGIPTVIYAHGVASFDAAGHEWALRHFEHTLGAKIVQ; encoded by the coding sequence TTGAAAAAAGCGTTATTAGTTATCGATTATACGTATGATTTTGTAGCCTCTGATGGAAAACTAACATGTGGTGAACCCGGTCAAGTATTGGATGAAAAAATAGCATCCTTAATTGAACAATTTATTGCTGATCAAGAATTCATTGTTTTTGCCAATGATTTACATGAAGAAAATGATAGCTTTCATCCTGAAACAAAGCTATTTCCTCCACATAATATTCGTGGCACAAAGGGGCGCCATTTATATGGGCGAGTAGGTGAAATGTATAATCTTTACAAAGATAAGGTATTATGGCTTGATAAAACACGTTATAGTGCATTTGCGGGAACCAATTTATTCATATTATTGAAGGAACGTGGCATTGAAGAAATTCATTTAGTTGGTGTATGTACGGATATTTGCGTATTACATACAGCTGTCGATGCTTATAATTTGGGTATTCCTACAGTTATTTATGCACATGGTGTTGCAAGTTTTGATGCTGCAGGCCATGAATGGGCATTACGTCATTTTGAACATACGCTAGGTGCAAAAATAGTTCAATAA
- a CDS encoding GlsB/YeaQ/YmgE family stress response membrane protein — MISFIWYLIIGGILGWLAGVILGKDVPGGIIGNIVAGIVGSWVGSMVLGNWGWRVSDFYVFPALIGAIVLIFIVSIILKSMRKAT, encoded by the coding sequence ATGATTAGCTTCATTTGGTATTTAATCATCGGCGGTATTTTAGGTTGGTTAGCTGGCGTCATTTTAGGAAAAGATGTACCTGGCGGCATCATTGGAAATATCGTTGCAGGGATTGTCGGTTCTTGGGTTGGTAGCATGGTTCTGGGCAACTGGGGTTGGAGAGTTAGTGATTTTTACGTATTCCCAGCATTAATTGGTGCGATTGTGCTTATCTTCATTGTAAGCATTATTTTAAAGAGTATGCGTAAAGCAACCTAA
- a CDS encoding lytic transglycosylase domain-containing protein: MTKNMKKKPLSSSVQMGVIALLIPIAITVYVLAFFAWRELQTLPIFEKIAQQRAIEDIQQNFDMKIPEQFIPIYVAAEEKYGVPWTLLAAHHRIETRFSSMKSLVSPAGAEGPMQFMPCTFVGWKHPSCSGLGKGNISKTELMSPEAIKKYGGYGVDANGDGIADPYDIEDAIYSAANYLSKNGAANGDVKQAVFQYNHSDEYVEKVLHYFNLYNDYHDELKQAVLLNDKK; this comes from the coding sequence ATGACGAAAAATATGAAGAAAAAACCATTATCATCATCCGTTCAAATGGGAGTGATAGCACTATTAATACCAATAGCCATAACAGTTTATGTCCTTGCTTTTTTTGCCTGGAGGGAGCTTCAAACACTACCGATATTTGAGAAAATCGCTCAACAACGGGCAATAGAAGATATTCAACAAAATTTTGATATGAAAATTCCTGAACAATTTATTCCTATTTATGTAGCAGCAGAGGAGAAATATGGTGTGCCATGGACTTTACTAGCAGCCCATCATCGAATAGAAACTCGCTTTTCCTCCATGAAATCTCTTGTTTCCCCAGCAGGTGCTGAAGGTCCGATGCAATTTATGCCATGTACATTTGTGGGCTGGAAACATCCTTCCTGTTCAGGTTTAGGGAAAGGAAATATTTCAAAAACAGAGCTAATGAGTCCAGAAGCCATAAAAAAATACGGTGGATATGGTGTGGATGCCAATGGAGATGGAATTGCAGATCCATATGATATTGAGGATGCTATTTATAGTGCGGCAAATTATTTATCAAAAAACGGGGCAGCAAATGGCGATGTTAAACAGGCCGTTTTTCAGTACAATCATAGTGATGAATACGTTGAAAAGGTGTTACATTATTTCAATTTATATAATGATTATCATGATGAGTTGAAACAAGCAGTGCTGTTAAATGACAAAAAGTAA
- the mscL gene encoding large conductance mechanosensitive channel protein MscL: MWKDFKEFAMKGNIVDLAVAVVIGGAFGKIVTSLVANIIMPLVGILTGGIDLTESFVYGSGDATVKLGEFLQSIIDFLIIAFAIFMALRIMTKFSRKKEEAVVEEPAPELDAKEELLKEIRDLLKKEQA, from the coding sequence TTGTGGAAAGACTTTAAAGAGTTTGCTATGAAGGGCAATATTGTCGATCTAGCAGTAGCAGTGGTGATTGGTGGTGCTTTCGGTAAAATTGTTACCTCCTTAGTTGCAAATATTATTATGCCATTAGTCGGTATTTTAACTGGTGGTATCGATTTAACAGAAAGCTTTGTCTATGGCTCTGGGGATGCCACAGTTAAATTGGGTGAATTTTTACAGTCGATTATTGACTTTTTAATAATTGCTTTTGCAATTTTTATGGCATTAAGAATTATGACCAAGTTTTCTCGTAAAAAAGAAGAGGCAGTTGTAGAAGAACCAGCACCTGAACTAGATGCGAAGGAAGAGCTGCTAAAGGAAATTCGAGATTTATTAAAAAAAGAACAAGCCTAA
- a CDS encoding methionine biosynthesis PLP-dependent protein has product MTINRSIETKLVQLGNLSDPRTGAVSPPIHLSTAYKHTGIGESTGFDYTRTKNPTRSLLEEGIADLEGGDMGFACSSGMAAIQLILSLFKPGDELVVPDDLYGGTYRLFNFFEETYNIKPVYSKFESVEQVEALINDKTRALFIETPTNPLMQEFDLQTYAELAHKHGVWLIVDNTFYTPYFQRPIELGADIVIHSATKYIGGHNDVLAGLVVAKGAELAERIAFLHNGSGMVLGAMDAWLLIRGLKTMHLRLKQHDANAKAIAAYLEQEELVTDVLYTGKGGMLSFRLQKAGWIDPFLRNLKLITFAESLGGVESFITYPATQTHADMPYEERIERGVCDRLLRFSVGIEEAEDLIADLKQVFDILRKEA; this is encoded by the coding sequence ATGACAATCAACAGAAGTATTGAAACAAAACTTGTACAGCTTGGCAATTTAAGTGATCCAAGAACTGGTGCTGTCAGCCCGCCAATCCATCTATCAACAGCGTACAAGCATACTGGGATTGGTGAATCCACTGGTTTTGACTATACACGTACAAAAAATCCAACCCGTAGCTTATTAGAAGAAGGAATCGCTGATTTAGAGGGTGGGGACATGGGTTTTGCCTGTAGTTCAGGTATGGCAGCCATTCAGCTAATTCTATCATTATTTAAGCCTGGGGATGAATTGGTGGTGCCTGATGATTTATATGGAGGTACATATCGACTTTTTAATTTCTTCGAAGAGACATATAATATTAAACCTGTTTACTCAAAATTTGAATCGGTTGAACAGGTTGAGGCTTTAATCAATGACAAAACGCGTGCCCTTTTCATTGAAACTCCGACAAACCCACTTATGCAGGAATTTGATTTGCAAACTTACGCGGAATTAGCCCACAAGCATGGTGTATGGTTAATTGTTGATAACACATTCTATACGCCATATTTCCAACGTCCAATCGAATTAGGTGCAGATATTGTTATTCATTCAGCTACTAAGTATATTGGTGGTCATAATGATGTCTTAGCGGGTTTAGTTGTCGCAAAAGGCGCAGAACTAGCGGAACGTATTGCCTTTCTTCATAATGGCAGCGGAATGGTATTAGGGGCAATGGATGCTTGGTTACTGATTCGTGGCTTAAAAACAATGCATCTTCGTCTAAAGCAGCACGATGCAAATGCTAAAGCAATCGCTGCTTATCTAGAGCAGGAAGAACTTGTAACTGACGTATTATACACAGGAAAAGGTGGCATGCTGTCCTTCCGTTTACAGAAAGCTGGGTGGATTGACCCATTCCTTCGTAACTTAAAATTAATTACGTTTGCTGAGAGCCTTGGCGGTGTTGAAAGCTTTATTACGTATCCTGCTACTCAAACACATGCAGATATGCCATATGAGGAACGTATTGAACGTGGTGTATGTGACCGTTTACTGCGTTTCTCAGTCGGAATTGAAGAGGCTGAGGATTTAATTGCCGATTTAAAACAAGTATTCGATATCCTTAGAAAAGAGGCATAG